Proteins encoded within one genomic window of Diorhabda sublineata isolate icDioSubl1.1 unplaced genomic scaffold, icDioSubl1.1 Dsub_182, whole genome shotgun sequence:
- the LOC130452115 gene encoding uncharacterized protein LOC130452115, which translates to MNGCAESVSNVCLWGYLATSPEYFSLSGVRAHCPAGHSFDPTRGNHMESQKQKQKLGYKVEERRTVEEEVRRKEEEEEERRKFEEELILRQKKNKKVNKSRDLITQSTIIEEGKKEEEEEEEEKEDTSTTDTSEGDILRKIMFEEVKGKKSKKKRVREESKIEESETKKEKKRRKREEGRGKGK; encoded by the coding sequence TGGGGATACCTGGCGACCTCCCCAGAGTATTTTAGCCTTAGCGGGGTAAGGGCGCACTGCCCCGCCGGACACTCTTTCGACCCAACTCGTGGGAATCATATGGaatcacaaaaacaaaaacaaaaactaggATATAAGGTAGAGGAGAGGAGAACAGTAGAAGAAGAGGTAAGAAGGAAGGAGGAGGAGGAAGAGGAAAGGCGGAAATTCGAAGAAGAGTTGATACTTAGgcaaaagaagaataaaaaagtgAACAAGAGTAGGGACCTGATAACACAATCAACCATAATTgaagaaggaaaaaaagaagaagaagaagaagaagaagaaaaagaggaCACGTCCACCACAGATACCAGCGAAGGGGACATACtgagaaaaattatgtttgagGAGGTGAAAGggaaaaaaagcaaaaaaaaaaggGTAAGGGAAGAAAGTAAGATTGAAGAAAGCgaaacaaagaaagaaaaaaaaagaagaaaaagagaagAAGGAAGAGGAAAAGGAAAGTGA